The Clostridia bacterium DNA segment TACCTGCTACTATTACATGTCAGGCGATCACTGCTCCGCTCAGAGGATAGAAGTACAGCCAAGGAATGCTGCTGATACTCAGGAAACAGACTGCGCTACTTTTGCACCAAAGGGATAAAAACATACTATACCTGAAGGCTGGGGCTTGAGAGAAAAAAAGACTGAAACCCGATAACAAAATCAAGTTCCAGCCCTATTTGCTTTATTAACTGTAGAATACATTTCCACCAATAAACTCTCTGATAATCGAGTTATTTGGTATATCCTTCGAATCAATAGGTAAAAAATAACTCAAGAATTCTATCAGCCTTTTAGCTTCAGAATATTCCGGCTGTGCACTGTCTACCTTTGTCAACTGAGGTTCTGCAAGAGTTTTAAGTACTCCTAGCTCATAAATCAGTGAGGAATTAAACATTATATCAGCTTCTTCCTGGAAGGGGAAAATGTTCCTTATTTCACCCCTCCTCACAGAAGGCCACCGTTTCAATGTATTCAATGCTGAACAGCCTCTGAATTGAAAGTCTCTCACTATCCTTCTGATAACCCTTGTATCAGTTGTAGGTATTCTGTTATGGTCATCTATATTCATTGAAGTCAGTGCACTTACATATATCTTAAACTTGCTCTCCCTCGGAATTGTAGATGTAAGTTTTTCATTCAGTCCATGTATGCCTTCTATGACCATAACCTGATCATCCGCTATACACAAGTTCCTTCCCTTGCTTTCCCTGCACCCGCTGGGAAAGTTGAAAACAGGCACTTCTACTTGCCTGCCTGAAACCAGGTCTGCCAGATGCTGATTAAATAATTTCACATCGATAGCTTCCAATGCTTCATAATCATAATCACCGCTCTCATCCCTCGGTGTATCCTCCCTGTTGACAAAATAATCATCAAGGGAAATTGTTATAGGCTTTATGCCATTAACTCTGAGCTGAATTGCCAGTCTGTTTGCAAACGTAGTCTTTCCTGATGATGATGGGCCTGATATAAGTACAACTTTTTTCTTTTCCTTACTGTTTGAAATCATGTCGGCAATCTGGGCGATTTTCTTTTCATGCAGCGCTTCCGATATCCTGATAAAGTCACCGATACCTCCACCTTTTATTATATCGTTTAAAGCTCCGACATTTTCCACACCTAAAATATGATTCCATCTTTTATATTCGATAAAAATATTAAAAAGTTTTTTCTGTTCTTTAAACTCAGGAAGAACACAGGGATTGCTTTTTTCCGGAAACAGAATAATCAGTCCGGGTGCATGATATTTGACAGAAAACAATTTTATGTAACTTGTATCCGGAACCATATAGCCATAAAAGTAATCATATACCCCTTCACAACTGTAAATCGTTACATAAGGCTTTTCTCTGTATTCAATTGCATGATATCTGTCTTCCCTTCCTCCCTTTATAAAGAATTCCTTGGCATCTTCTTTGGATAAGACCTGCTTTACAAAAGGTATTTTCGCATTTACAATCTCACACATACGTTTTTCAAGCATATTTACTTCATCTTCAGATAGTGTCTTATCACCTTTAACCTCACAGTAAAGGCCTTTACTAATGCTATGGCTTATCGATACTTTTCTTCCGGGGAAAAGATCTTTTACCGCCTTTATCAATATAAAATAAAGACTCCTCCTGTATATCCGCATTCCATCTTCATAAGTCATATCAATAAATTCCACTTTGCACGGTTCACTAAGCTGAAAATTCAATTCTTTTATATCGTTATCCACCTTAGCAGCAACAATAGGAGAACTGTACTTTCCCTCATACTCACGGCTTAATTCAATCAGTGAAATGCCCTCTGGAACATCTTTTTCTTTGCCATCCTGAAAAACTATTTTGATCATTTTTGCATCGTTTTCTTTCATATGCCATGTCCCCTTATGTGTAAGTATTATTATTTCTGCTCTGATATAGTATTCTATACCGATATTATAAATTCCTTCTTTATGTTTAATACATTGAATGAACACTTCTCAGGTGTACCGCTAGTCGGCGTGCGTTTTTTCCGTTCCTGTTGAGCTTATTTATATAGCTTATATTAATAGCTTCTGTTTTAAACCCAGCATCACTACACAAAGTAAATTTCATATTTGGTCAATAAGAAAATATACGTTTCATAAATCCCATATTAATTGACAGAATACTTGACTATAATATAAAATGAAATACGTCTGTGATGCGGACAACAGGCTTTTAGTACCGGGTCGCCGCAGCAATACAGTTTTTCTAGCAAATTTATTGTATCAGCACCTATAAACATAATGATTTAGAACTATAAATGTGGAGGTATAAATGCAAGATATAAAAAGCAAGATAGGCAATGAAGTATCCAGAAGAAAAACTTTTGCCATAATATCTCACCCTGATGCAGGAAAAACAACTATGACCGAAAAGCTTCTGCTTTACGGTGGGGCCATCAGGCTGGCAGGATCGGTAAAAGCGAGAAAGGCAAATAAATATGCAGTATCGGACTGGATGGAAATTGAAAAGCAAAGGGGTATTTCGGTAACCTCCAGTGTAATGCAGTTTGAATATAACAACTATTGTATAAATATTCTTGATACCCCGGGTCATCAGGACTTCAGTGAAGACACTTACAGGACTCTTGTTGCAGCTGATAGTGCCGTAATGCTTATTGACGGTGCAAAAGGCGTAGAAGAACAAACCATAAAGTTATTTCATGTATGCCGTATGAGAGGAATACCTATTTTCACTTTTGTCAACAAAATGGATAGAGCCAGCAAAGACCCTTTTGAACTGATGGAAGAGCTGGAAAATGTTCTGGGTATACGTTCATATCCAATGAACTGGCCTATAGGTATAGACGGGGATTTTAAAGGAGTATATAACAGAAAGCTGTCGCAAATAGAATTGTTTGATGGCGGAAATCATGGTCAAACAGCCGTTTCTACCATTACCGGCAAAGTTGAAGATCAGGTGTTTGCTGATTTTTTAGGTGAACACTATCACAAAAAGCTACGGGAAGAAATTGAACTTCTGGATATAGCAGGAGACGAGTTTGATAAAAAGAAAATCTTAATGGGTGAATTGACACCTATGTTTTTTGGAAGTGCTATGACAAACTTCGGAGTTCAACCCTTTCTTGAAGAATTTCTTGACCTGGCCCCATGTCCTGGAATAAGGACTGCATCAACAGTGGAAGTAGATCCTGAAGGAGAAAAATTTTCAGGATTCATATTTAAAATTCAAGCAAATATGAACCCTACTCATAGAGATAGACTGGCTTTTATGAGAATCTGCTCCGGACGCTTCTCACGCGGTATGTCTGTCTACCATGTACAAGCCGGCAAAGAAATAAGACTATCCCAGCCACAGCAGTTTATGGCTCAGGAACGTACTATTATAGAAGAAGCATATCCCGGTGATATAATCGGTCTCTTTGATCCCGGAATATTTAACATAGGTGATACGTTAAGTGAGGGCAATAACCAGCTTAAATTTGACGGTATACCCATATTCCCTGCCGAACACTTTGCAAGGGTATCAGCCTCTGACTCAATGAAGCGCAAACAGTTCCAGAAGGGGATTACCCAGCTTTCAGAGGAAGGTGCTGTACAAGTATTCAAACAGGTGGATATCGGTATAGAAGAGCTTGTGATAGGTGTCGTTGGAGCACTCCAGTTTGAAGTGCTGGAACACAGATTAAAGGGGGAA contains these protein-coding regions:
- a CDS encoding DUF1540 domain-containing protein, translated to MRVEKMDQPNTGIKCVVNTCYYYMSGDHCSAQRIEVQPRNAADTQETDCATFAPKG
- a CDS encoding nucleoside kinase, which gives rise to MKENDAKMIKIVFQDGKEKDVPEGISLIELSREYEGKYSSPIVAAKVDNDIKELNFQLSEPCKVEFIDMTYEDGMRIYRRSLYFILIKAVKDLFPGRKVSISHSISKGLYCEVKGDKTLSEDEVNMLEKRMCEIVNAKIPFVKQVLSKEDAKEFFIKGGREDRYHAIEYREKPYVTIYSCEGVYDYFYGYMVPDTSYIKLFSVKYHAPGLIILFPEKSNPCVLPEFKEQKKLFNIFIEYKRWNHILGVENVGALNDIIKGGGIGDFIRISEALHEKKIAQIADMISNSKEKKKVVLISGPSSSGKTTFANRLAIQLRVNGIKPITISLDDYFVNREDTPRDESGDYDYEALEAIDVKLFNQHLADLVSGRQVEVPVFNFPSGCRESKGRNLCIADDQVMVIEGIHGLNEKLTSTIPRESKFKIYVSALTSMNIDDHNRIPTTDTRVIRRIVRDFQFRGCSALNTLKRWPSVRRGEIRNIFPFQEEADIMFNSSLIYELGVLKTLAEPQLTKVDSAQPEYSEAKRLIEFLSYFLPIDSKDIPNNSIIREFIGGNVFYS
- a CDS encoding peptide chain release factor 3, with the protein product MQDIKSKIGNEVSRRKTFAIISHPDAGKTTMTEKLLLYGGAIRLAGSVKARKANKYAVSDWMEIEKQRGISVTSSVMQFEYNNYCINILDTPGHQDFSEDTYRTLVAADSAVMLIDGAKGVEEQTIKLFHVCRMRGIPIFTFVNKMDRASKDPFELMEELENVLGIRSYPMNWPIGIDGDFKGVYNRKLSQIELFDGGNHGQTAVSTITGKVEDQVFADFLGEHYHKKLREEIELLDIAGDEFDKKKILMGELTPMFFGSAMTNFGVQPFLEEFLDLAPCPGIRTASTVEVDPEGEKFSGFIFKIQANMNPTHRDRLAFMRICSGRFSRGMSVYHVQAGKEIRLSQPQQFMAQERTIIEEAYPGDIIGLFDPGIFNIGDTLSEGNNQLKFDGIPIFPAEHFARVSASDSMKRKQFQKGITQLSEEGAVQVFKQVDIGIEELVIGVVGALQFEVLEHRLKGEYGVSLRIQHLPFRFARWIENEGLDPKTLNLTSSTMIATDKLDRYVLLFENEWSIRWAEDKNKDLKLLDIAKQ